The Methanomassiliicoccales archaeon genome includes the window CGGAAATCGCGAAAGCCTAGTGACACCTGTATTAGTCGATTTGCGCTGGATTGAGGGGGGCGAGCTAGAGTGTGGGGGATAGATGACCCATTGGTATGGTCAGGGTATGTCATGGCGATAGGTCTCGCCGCGGCCTGCGTGGCCTACGGCATCTGGAAATGGAATAGGGAGGAGTGAGCTGGTGGTCGACCTACTCACTTTTGCATTGACCACCGTGGTGTTCGTGACGATAACCCTATACCTAGGATACCTGGGGGCGAAGCGCACCAAATGCGGCGACGATTTCTTGCTCGCGGGCAGGAACATCAATCCTTGGATCATCGGGTTATCGTATGGCGCCACTTTCATCTCCACTAGCGCCATAATAGGATTCGGAGGGGTGGCGGGACAGTGGGGGATGAGTATCATTTGGCTCACTGTACTTAACATCGGTGTGGGCATTCTCATCG containing:
- a CDS encoding sodium:solute symporter family protein; this translates as MVDLLTFALTTVVFVTITLYLGYLGAKRTKCGDDFLLAGRNINPWIIGLSYGATFISTSAIIGFGGVAGQWGMSIIWLTVLNIGVGILI